tgcctcctgaggttccgttacctgtgtttctgcctcctgaggaTCCATTATCCGTGTTTCTGACTCCTGAGGTTCCAttacctgtgtttctgcctcctgaggttccgttacctgtgtttctgcctcctgaggatccattatctgtgtttctgcctcctgaggttccattgtctgtgtttctgcctcctgaggttccattgtctgtgtttctgcctcctgaggttccaaTACATGTttttctgcctcctgaggttcctATACATGTGTTTCTGCCTCCTACGGTTCGATTATCTGTGTTTCTGTCTCCTGAGGTTCGATTCCCTGTGTTTCTGCTTCCTGAGGTTCCAttacctgtgtttctgcctcctgaggttccattaTCTGTGTTTCTGTCTCCTGAGGTTCCGTTACCTGTGTTTCTGCTTCCTGAGGTTCCATTACCTGTGTTTCAGCCTCCTGAGGATCCATTttctgtgtttctgcctcctgaggttcctttgcctgtgtttctgcctcctgaggttccaatatccgtgtttctgcctcctgaggttcctttgcctgtgtttctgcctcctgaggttccattaCCTGTGTTTCTGTCTCCTGGGGTTCCTTTgcctgtgtttctgcctcctgaggttccaatatccgtgtttctgcctcctgaggttcctttgcctgtgtttctgcctcctgaggaTCCATTATCTGTGTTTCTGCCTCATGAGGTTCCATTgtctgtgtttctgcctcctgaggttccattaTCTGTGTTTCTGTCTCCTGAGGTTCCTttacctgtgtttctgcctcttcctgaggttccattacctgtgtttctgcctcctgaggttccattatctgtgtttctgtctcctgaggttccattatctgtgtttctgcctcctgaggttccattacctgtgtttctgcctcctgaggttcctATACATGTGTTTCTGCCTCCTAAGGTTCCATTATCTGTGTTTCTGTCTCCTGAGGTTCCttacctgtgtttctgcctcTTCCTGAGGTTCCATTACCTGTGTTTCTTCCTCCTGAGGTTCCTATAcatgtgtttctgcctcctgaggttccagtacctgtgtttctgcctcctgaggttccattgtctgtgtttctgcctcctgaggttcctttgcctgtgtttctgcctcctgaggttccactatccgtgtttctgcctcctgaggttccattacctgtgtttctgcctcctgaggttccagtacctgcctcctgaggttccattgtctgtgtttctgcctcctgaggttcctttgcctgtgtttctgcctcctgaggttccattgtctgtgtttctgcctcctgaggttcctttgcctgtgtttctgcctcctgaggttccactatctgtgtttctgcctcct
This sequence is a window from Nothobranchius furzeri strain GRZ-AD chromosome 14, NfurGRZ-RIMD1, whole genome shotgun sequence. Protein-coding genes within it:
- the LOC129154679 gene encoding variable charge X-linked protein 3B-like, whose protein sequence is MEPQEAETQVMEPQEEAETQVKEPQETETQIMEPQEAETQTMEPHEAETQIMDPQEAETQAKEPQEAETRILEPQEAETQAKEPQETETQVMEPQEAETQAKEPQEAETRILEPQEAETQAKEPQEAETQKMDPQEAETQVMEPQEAETQVTEPQETETQIMEPQEAETQVMEPQEAETQGIEPQETETQIIEP